One Deltaproteobacteria bacterium genomic region harbors:
- a CDS encoding slipin family protein: MFGAWAAMAILVVFLMRGLKILREYERAVVFRLGRVVGARGPGIIYVIPGIEKAIRIDLRTITMDVPSQDVITKDNVSLKVSAVLYFRVVDPNRAVVAVENYLFATSQNAQTTLRSVCGEVELDQLLVEREKINAHLQSIIDQHTEPWGIKVVQVAIKFIDLPEEMRRVMAHQAEAERERRAKIIAAEGEYQAAQRLVEAAAIMAKEPIALQLRFLQTLVEVASENNSTTIFPVPIDILKALLRGAGDRTT, encoded by the coding sequence ATGTTTGGTGCATGGGCCGCAATGGCCATCCTGGTGGTGTTCCTGATGCGCGGGCTCAAGATCCTGCGCGAGTACGAGCGCGCGGTCGTCTTCCGGCTGGGGCGGGTGGTCGGGGCGCGCGGGCCGGGGATCATTTACGTGATCCCCGGCATCGAGAAGGCGATCCGCATCGACCTGCGCACGATCACGATGGACGTCCCGTCGCAGGACGTGATCACCAAGGACAACGTCTCGTTGAAGGTGAGCGCGGTCCTCTACTTCCGGGTGGTCGATCCCAACCGCGCCGTGGTCGCGGTGGAGAACTACCTCTTCGCCACGTCCCAGAACGCCCAGACCACGCTGCGCAGCGTGTGCGGCGAGGTGGAGCTCGACCAGCTCCTCGTCGAGCGGGAGAAGATCAACGCGCACCTGCAGTCGATCATCGACCAGCATACTGAGCCGTGGGGCATCAAGGTGGTGCAGGTGGCGATCAAGTTCATCGACCTGCCCGAGGAGATGCGACGGGTGATGGCCCACCAGGCCGAGGCCGAGCGCGAGCGGCGCGCCAAGATCATCGCCGCCGAGGGCGAGTACCAGGCGGCGCAGCGGCTGGTGGAAGCGGCGGCGATCATGGCCAAGGAGCCGATCGCGCTGCAGCTCCGCTTCCTACAGACCCTGGTGGAGGTCGCCTCGGAGAACAACTCGACCACCATCTTCCCGGTGCCGATCGACATCCTGAAGGCGCTGCTCCGGGGGGCGGGCGACCGGACGACGTAG